Sequence from the Oceanispirochaeta sp. M1 genome:
ATTTTATCCATATTTTTGGAAATACAGATTGTCTGTAATCATTTTTTAGAGTAATCAGTGAGCAAGAATCAATACAATACTTCATCATAATGATCCTTGGATTCGATCAAACCATTTTTCTTTCACATCTAAATAGCTACTAGCTTGAACTCTAGATAATCTACCAGACAGTAATTCTTCAAATACTGCTGATGAATAGATTTTTCCATTTTTGCTTAAACAATCAACATTCGGAGGAACGAACCCGCCTTTTCGTTTTGATCGTTTTATACCTTCATCTCTAACTAAATAATAGTAATTTTCATCAATAATTTTTTCATCGAGTAAACGTCTTGCAATAAATTCTTTGCTAACACTATATTTCCTTGAAATAGAATAAATAAATTGATCAGGATCATCTCTCCAAAACCTAGTAATTTCAGAAAGAAATACATCTGATGGGATAAGAAAATCTGAGGCAAAACTATTTGCATCTTGTTCAATACTTATTAACTCTGGTGGAATGATTTTTGCTGTAGGATTGATCTCAATATCATATTGTTGATTAATCAAATGATATAATTCATGCACCATAGAAAAAGATCTTCCATTATACGAGTCACTACGATTTATTATAATTATTGGTATTGGGTATTCTGAAATCGCACAGGCTCTAAATTCATCAATTGCAATCTTTGATACCTGAAATACTAATATCCCTAATGATTCAAAATAATATCTTAAAGTATTAAATGCAATTCGTGAATCTCTCCATGATCGCTGTGTACCAATATCAAAACCTAGAATATCTCTTACTTCTACAGCATTGTAAGTCTTTTCTTCTGTAAATGGCCAATCAATAATATCATTTGGTTCAGTGACACTTAAGTAAAAATCTCTTTTCTCAATAGCATCAATGATCTCACGGGTTAGTTCAATAGAAAAGCTATCAGTCGACATACCAGAAAGTCTTCTTAAACTAGCAGTAACATGTGCTTCCCTTCCTGGAGGATATGGGAGAAAAAAGGCTGAAATACTTAACCTGAAGAAATTTGCTATCTTTCTTAATTGGGCAAAACTTGGCTGTGCATCACCTTCTTCAAAATTTATTATATTCTCTTCACTTATATTTGTTTTTTGTGCAACTATTTCATGTGTCGTGGAATATCTTTCTCTAGCCCAGATAAGAATAGAAGGTTCTATTTCTGCTTTTATTCTGTTATCCATCTAATAGTTCCTCCTAATTCTATATAACATCCAAGTAAAGTGCTTTAAAAGTTGACAAAACAAAGGTATGGAATTATTCTATACCAGATAACAAGTTACAAGCACTTCACTCTCTTCTCTGTTAAACCAAATCATGGTGTGTAAGCAGTATTGAATGCACATCATAAAGGATGGAAACAGTGAGATACAGAGAGCCTTTTACAGTATTCCCAAGAAAAATGAGATCCGGAAGAATCATCTGGTACTATCAAACCTATGATGATAATGGAAAAAGAACAACTGCTTTTTCTACCGGTCAAATTACAAAATCCGCTGCCAGAGCCACATGCAGAAAGCTTCTAAAAGAAGATAAGCTACTCCCTTCCAGGGGAGGACGGATAACATTCGGGGAGTATTCCAAAGATTGGTGGGACTGGGATAAATGCCAGTTTTTAAAGTACAAGCGCACCAGACGATCCATTTCTAGATCCTATGCCGATATAGGGATGATCATTCTGAGGAATCAGATTCTCCCCTACTTCGCTACTATGCGACTGGATGAAATAACAGCCCATGATGTAGAAAAATGGCTTCAGAGCATGTTGGGTAAAGGTTTGTCCCGAACAACATGCAATCACTACAAAACATTTTTAAGCATTATGCTCAGTGATGCTATTCGCAGAGAAATACTGAAAGAGGACGTTAGCAAAAAGATTGCACCTCTGAAATCCAGCACAAAAGCCAGAGGAATCCTCAGCTCAGATATGGTTGAAAAATTATTCAAGGAAGAAAATCGTCAGAAATATTGGAGCAATATAAAATGCTATTACGCCAATCTAATGGCGGCATGTACAGGGATGAGAATGGGAGAAGTCCTGGGACTTCAGTTTTCAGATATCAACAAAGAGACTGTATCTGTGACCAAGCAGTACATGAGAAAGCATGGACTCTCTCCAACGAAAACCAAGGAATCCCGAGAGATTCCTATACCTGAACCATTGAAGAATGCTTTAGAAAAATTAGCACATGAATCAGATGATGATTTTGTTTTTTCTTCTCCCAAAAGATCTAATGAACCATTGGAGGCATCAACAATATGGCGATCTCTCCGCAGTGCTTTGATAAAAGCAGGGATGGAAGAAGACCAAATCAAAGAGAAGAATATCACCTTTCATAGCTGGCGGCATTACTTCAACACAATTATGCGGAGCAATAACATTGCGGACAGTAAGCTCCAGAAGATGACAGGCCATAAATCTATGGAGATGACAGATCATTACACCCACTATCAGATTGATGATCTGAAAGATATTGGAAAAATACAGGCCAAGATCCTCCCCTTTTCCAATGCCGGGTAAGTCTTACAATACTAGGGTATTCCCTAGGTCCGGAAACAGTATTTCTCATTTACAGTATTACCAAAGAGAAGATTGAAATCTTGTAATGGTCCTATCTGACAGTGCTATCGCACTGTCAGAACTTGTTATCGCAATGGACCTGAAAAGCATTATTGAATCAGTCTACCGGAGGAAATGATGGAAGGATTATTTACTGTTGAAGAAGCTGCTAAGTATACCAGGTTGAGTACCAAAACCCTGTACACCTATGCCTCACAGAAGAAGATTCCCCATATCAAACTGGGAAGCCGACTTTTATTTGACGAGGTGAAACTGGAGGAATGGATCAGAGGAAATGCCGTTCCCATGAAAGGTTCTGATACAAAATGAAGAAGCCCTATCTGACAGAAGTTACAATCAAACAGGCTTTTACTTTCCTGAAATCCAGAAAGGAACATTCCAGGACTGTGAAAAAGAAAGACTGGGAGTCTGAGTACGAAAACTGCCTGAGAGTCATCGAAGAACTCTCGGCACGGAAGAGATCCTGATGTCTGACAGTATCGTAGAATCCGGCAGCTTCATCGAAGAAGAGTGCTGGCTCCGTCAGCCTGGTGAAACAGGGGCAGCATACACAGCATTCTGCCTCTACCGTGACCATGGAGGAGATAGAAGTATCCGGAAGGTTATGAAGGATCAGGAGATAGTTCATAGCCGCAGCGGCATCTGGATGGCCTGGTCTAAACGCTATGCCTGGGTACTTCGCTCCGAGAAATACGATGCCCATCTGGACAAGATCCGCCTGGCAGCCAATGAGAAAGCCCTCAGAGAGAGGGAAGCCAAGCATTTAGAGATATCTAATAAGATGCTGGATCTTGTAGAGAAACGCCTGGAGAAACTGGACCCCGAGGAATTATCCCAGGGAACCATTCTTGAATGGACAAAATCCTGTACCCAGATTGAGACAGGCATCCTGAAGTCTGAGGAGAAGAATCCAAGCGGCACTCTGAAGCAACTGGAGATCTCCTTCTTTGAAGACTTCAAGGGTGTATGAGAATCAGATTCAAGCCGACCTCTGCCCAGAGGAAGGCCCTATCCCTTGTAAAAAGTACAGCCAAACACATCCTCCTCTTCGGAGGGTCCAGAAGCGGGAAGACCACCCTCCTGGTCATGGTTCTAATCTATAGAGCCATCCAATATCCCGGCAGCCGGCACCTGATCTGCCGGCTCCGCCTGAAGGATGCCCGCAGCTCCGTCCTTCATGAGACCCTGCTTCCCTGGCTTGACAAGACAATTGGCACCGAGCGCTACCACTATGTGAAGCATGAGAATTACATATCTATTTACAACGGCAGTGAGATCTGGATAGGAGGCCTGGGAGACAGAGAACAGGTGGACCGGATTCTGGGCCATGAATACAACACCATCTACTTCAATGAAGTCTCCCAGCTCTCCTACCACGCCGTGACCACGGCCTATTCCCGTCTGGCCATGAAAACCCCAGGCTGCCGGAACCTCTTCCTCTATGACTGCAACCCCGGCTCCCCTCTCCACTGGACCTATAAGATCTTCGTCCGGAAGATAGACTTCAAGACAGAGGAGCCTCTGAATAAGCCGGAGCTCTATATCTCCATGCTCATCAACCCCATAGACAATATGGATCACCTGGATTCAGGTTATATCGAAGACGTCCTTGATAACCTCCCCGAGAAACAGAAGGCACGATTCCTCTCAGGACTCTGGGTCAAGGGCGAAGGCTGCATCTATGAACGCTTTGAAAGAGAGATGATCATCCCCCCCGAGGAGCTCCCGGAGATGGACTACTACACAGCAGGCCAGGACTTCGGCCTAAATATCACCAATGTGAAGATCGGATACTCGGGAGACAGGGTTTATATCGTAAAGGATCATGGAGGCCATAACATCACAACCCGCAGCTTTAACGAACAGCTGACCAAACAGGGCTGGTTTGACGATGACATGCCCGTCTACTGTGACCCTGCTGGGGGGGAGCGCATCCAGGAGATTACCGGAGGCCAGAAGGCCAACAACAACGTGGACCCGGGAATAGACTATATCAACAGTCTCATAGAAAGAAATCTCTTCTTCATCTGCTCAGAATGCGCTGGTGTCCTCTCCGAGATCTGGGACTACGCCCGGGATGAAGAAGACAAGATAATCAAGATCAATGACCATTATATGGATGCTATGAGGTATGGGATATTCAGCAATAATCAGAATGGAGTTATTCTGATATAATAACTATAATAAGTTCAGTCATTATTATGTTGAAATTTTACATAGTAATCATCTCCAAATTGATTGAGAATCCTAAGCATTGCCTTTTCATTATAGTTTGAAACAAGCGGATCTTGAAGATTGATCTGATATATATGAGATCCATTAAGACAACGTTGATAATATTCTGATTTATAAAATTTCAAACCACTGAAAGCTTTATATATTTTATATTCAGACCAGTTAACATCATTCCCTTCGTATAAGTTACAACCGAAGAGTACTGAAATTACAGGATGATGTTCCTCCAATAGAGAGGCATATGCTTTATCCATCTCTTCCTCAGTTTCGTAAGCAGAGAAATCCTGGTATATAACCTGTCTCCAGAATTCATCCTGGCTGATTCTTCCTTTAAAAAGACTCTCATGGATTAAATCATATGCTTTGTCAAAAAACTGCTTATCCAATAATGCTGATGAATCCTGGCCGAATCTAATAATCAAAATTTTTAAACTTTTGCCTTCTAAATGATGAGGTTGCATGATTCACTCCTTCATTGAATTAATTATGAACTAAGGAATATATAGACTAAATCTGGAAAACTATTAAGTCAACGATTGTTTATCAATAGATTTAAATATAGTTTATCCATAACGTGTATTCACTGTTATGGCTGTTTTTGGCTCTCCTATTTGCCTTTTATTACAAGTCCTAATAACAAGTAAAAAAAGCTACATCA
This genomic interval carries:
- a CDS encoding XRE family transcriptional regulator, with the translated sequence MDNRIKAEIEPSILIWARERYSTTHEIVAQKTNISEENIINFEEGDAQPSFAQLRKIANFFRLSISAFFLPYPPGREAHVTASLRRLSGMSTDSFSIELTREIIDAIEKRDFYLSVTEPNDIIDWPFTEEKTYNAVEVRDILGFDIGTQRSWRDSRIAFNTLRYYFESLGILVFQVSKIAIDEFRACAISEYPIPIIIINRSDSYNGRSFSMVHELYHLINQQYDIEINPTAKIIPPELISIEQDANSFASDFLIPSDVFLSEITRFWRDDPDQFIYSISRKYSVSKEFIARRLLDEKIIDENYYYLVRDEGIKRSKRKGGFVPPNVDCLSKNGKIYSSAVFEELLSGRLSRVQASSYLDVKEKWFDRIQGSL
- a CDS encoding site-specific integrase, which codes for MRYREPFTVFPRKMRSGRIIWYYQTYDDNGKRTTAFSTGQITKSAARATCRKLLKEDKLLPSRGGRITFGEYSKDWWDWDKCQFLKYKRTRRSISRSYADIGMIILRNQILPYFATMRLDEITAHDVEKWLQSMLGKGLSRTTCNHYKTFLSIMLSDAIRREILKEDVSKKIAPLKSSTKARGILSSDMVEKLFKEENRQKYWSNIKCYYANLMAACTGMRMGEVLGLQFSDINKETVSVTKQYMRKHGLSPTKTKESREIPIPEPLKNALEKLAHESDDDFVFSSPKRSNEPLEASTIWRSLRSALIKAGMEEDQIKEKNITFHSWRHYFNTIMRSNNIADSKLQKMTGHKSMEMTDHYTHYQIDDLKDIGKIQAKILPFSNAG
- a CDS encoding phage terminase large subunit yields the protein MRIRFKPTSAQRKALSLVKSTAKHILLFGGSRSGKTTLLVMVLIYRAIQYPGSRHLICRLRLKDARSSVLHETLLPWLDKTIGTERYHYVKHENYISIYNGSEIWIGGLGDREQVDRILGHEYNTIYFNEVSQLSYHAVTTAYSRLAMKTPGCRNLFLYDCNPGSPLHWTYKIFVRKIDFKTEEPLNKPELYISMLINPIDNMDHLDSGYIEDVLDNLPEKQKARFLSGLWVKGEGCIYERFEREMIIPPEELPEMDYYTAGQDFGLNITNVKIGYSGDRVYIVKDHGGHNITTRSFNEQLTKQGWFDDDMPVYCDPAGGERIQEITGGQKANNNVDPGIDYINSLIERNLFFICSECAGVLSEIWDYARDEEDKIIKINDHYMDAMRYGIFSNNQNGVILI
- a CDS encoding helix-turn-helix domain-containing protein, whose product is MEGLFTVEEAAKYTRLSTKTLYTYASQKKIPHIKLGSRLLFDEVKLEEWIRGNAVPMKGSDTK